The following proteins are co-located in the Streptomyces bottropensis ATCC 25435 genome:
- a CDS encoding response regulator: protein MVQKAKILLVDDRPENLLALEAILSALDQTLVRASSGEEALKALLTDDFAVILLDVQMPGMDGFETAAHIKRRERTRDIPIIFLTAINHGPHHTFRGYAAGAVDYISKPFDPWVLRAKVSVFVELYMKNCQLREQAALLRLQLEGGGKGAAGGSKEPAGGILAELSARLAAVEEQAEALSKQLDDDSADAAAVATAAHLERKLTGLRRALDALEPGTGGPSPMPSQN from the coding sequence ATGGTGCAGAAGGCCAAGATCCTCCTGGTCGATGACCGGCCGGAGAATCTGTTGGCGCTGGAGGCCATCCTCTCCGCGCTCGATCAGACACTGGTGCGGGCATCGTCCGGGGAGGAAGCGCTCAAGGCGCTGTTGACGGACGACTTCGCGGTCATCCTGCTGGACGTCCAGATGCCGGGAATGGACGGTTTCGAGACGGCCGCGCACATCAAGCGGCGTGAACGGACCCGGGACATCCCGATCATCTTCCTCACCGCCATCAACCACGGACCGCATCACACGTTCCGTGGGTATGCGGCGGGTGCGGTCGACTACATCTCGAAGCCGTTCGACCCTTGGGTGCTGCGTGCCAAGGTCTCGGTGTTCGTCGAGCTGTACATGAAGAACTGCCAGCTCAGGGAGCAGGCGGCGCTGCTGCGGCTGCAGTTGGAGGGTGGCGGCAAGGGCGCTGCGGGCGGTTCGAAGGAGCCTGCCGGCGGCATTCTCGCCGAGCTGTCCGCGCGGCTCGCGGCCGTCGAGGAGCAGGCGGAGGCGCTGTCCAAGCAGCTCGACGACGACTCGGCGGACGCGGCGGCGGTCGCCACCGCCGCGCATCTCGAACGCAAACTGACGGGTCTGCGCAGGGCGCTGGACGCGTTGGAGCCGGGCACGGGCGGGCCCTCGCCGATGCCGTCGCAGAACTGA
- a CDS encoding FtsK/SpoIIIE family DNA translocase: MASRQSAAKKPAAKKAAAPTKAPAKKAPAKKAAARKAPAKRAAARKTAPPKPAPSPTGGVYRLVRAVWLGAAHAVGAVFRGIGQGAKGLDPAHRKDGVALLLLALSLIVAAGTWSNLRGPVGDLVEMLVTGAFGRLDLLVPILLAVIAVRFIRHPEKPDANGRIVIGLSALVIGILGQVHLACGSPARSAGMQAIRDAGGLIGWGTATPLTYTMGEALAVAMLVLLTVFGLLVVTATPVNAIPQRLRLLGQKLGIVADDAVEYDDVAEYGEDDARYDEQWRDALPARPRRRGSAPEPYDPDGAEQEALTRRRPRRSAVRQPDPNRPMDAVDVAAAAAAALDGAVLHGMPPSPVVADLTQGVSVGDREETTPVPAARSKASKEDPPAARPPKGARQDSLVPDLTKQAPDEPRELPPRAEQLQLAGDITYSLPSLDLLERGGPGKTRSAANDAIVASLSNVFSEFKVDASVTGFTRGPTVTRYEVELGPAVKVERITALTKNIAYAVASPDVRIISPIPGKSAVGIEIPNTDREMVNLGDVLRLADAAEDDHPMLVALGKDVEGGYVMANLAKMPHVLVAGATGSGKSSCINCLITSVMVRATPEDVRMVLVDPKRVELTAYEGIPHLITPIITNPKRAAEALQWVVREMDLRYDDLAAFGYRHIDDFNEAIRNGKVKLPEGSERELQPYPYLLVIVDELADLMMVAPRDVEDAIVRITQLARAAGIHLVLATQRPSVDVVTGLIKANVPSRLAFATSSLADSRVILDQPGAEKLIGKGDGLFLPMGANKPTRMQGAFVTEGEVAAIVQHCKDQMAPVFRDDVTVGTKQKKEIDEEIGDDLDLLCQAAELVVSTQFGSTSMLQRKLRVGFAKAGRLMDLMESRGIVGPSEGSKARDVLVKPDELDGVLAVIRGETGA, from the coding sequence ATGGCCTCACGTCAGTCCGCAGCGAAGAAGCCGGCCGCGAAGAAGGCGGCCGCTCCGACGAAGGCTCCGGCGAAGAAGGCCCCCGCGAAGAAAGCCGCCGCCAGGAAGGCACCCGCCAAGCGGGCGGCGGCGAGGAAGACGGCCCCTCCGAAGCCGGCGCCCAGTCCCACCGGAGGCGTGTACAGACTCGTACGCGCCGTCTGGCTCGGTGCCGCGCACGCGGTCGGCGCCGTCTTCCGTGGCATAGGGCAGGGCGCGAAGGGTCTCGACCCGGCGCACCGCAAGGACGGTGTCGCGCTCCTGCTGCTCGCCCTCAGCCTGATCGTCGCCGCCGGCACCTGGTCCAACCTGCGCGGCCCCGTCGGTGATCTCGTCGAGATGCTCGTGACCGGCGCCTTCGGCCGGCTCGACCTGCTCGTGCCGATACTGCTCGCGGTCATTGCCGTGAGGTTCATCCGGCACCCCGAGAAGCCCGACGCCAACGGACGCATCGTCATCGGCCTGTCCGCGCTCGTCATCGGCATCCTCGGCCAGGTCCACCTCGCGTGCGGCTCGCCCGCGCGCAGCGCCGGGATGCAGGCGATAAGGGATGCCGGCGGACTCATCGGCTGGGGCACGGCCACCCCGCTGACGTACACCATGGGCGAGGCCCTGGCCGTGGCGATGCTCGTGCTGCTCACCGTCTTCGGTCTGCTCGTCGTCACCGCGACGCCGGTCAACGCGATTCCGCAGCGGCTGCGGCTGCTCGGGCAGAAGCTGGGCATCGTCGCGGACGACGCCGTCGAGTACGACGACGTCGCCGAGTACGGCGAGGACGACGCCCGCTACGACGAGCAGTGGCGCGACGCGCTGCCCGCGCGCCCCCGCAGGCGCGGCTCCGCCCCCGAGCCGTACGACCCCGACGGCGCCGAGCAGGAGGCCCTCACCCGGCGACGCCCGCGGCGCTCCGCCGTCCGCCAGCCCGACCCGAACCGCCCGATGGACGCCGTGGACGTCGCCGCGGCGGCCGCCGCCGCGCTCGACGGGGCGGTGCTGCACGGCATGCCGCCCTCGCCGGTGGTCGCCGACCTGACCCAGGGCGTGAGCGTGGGCGACCGGGAGGAGACCACTCCGGTCCCGGCCGCGCGCAGCAAGGCCTCCAAGGAGGACCCCCCGGCCGCCAGGCCGCCCAAGGGCGCCCGGCAGGACTCCCTGGTGCCGGACCTGACCAAGCAGGCCCCGGACGAGCCCCGCGAGCTGCCGCCGCGCGCCGAGCAGCTCCAGCTCGCCGGCGACATCACCTACTCCCTGCCCTCACTGGACCTCCTGGAGCGGGGCGGCCCCGGCAAGACCCGCAGCGCGGCCAACGACGCCATAGTGGCCTCCTTGTCCAACGTGTTCTCCGAGTTCAAGGTCGACGCCTCCGTCACCGGCTTCACCCGCGGACCGACGGTCACCCGGTACGAGGTCGAGCTGGGCCCGGCGGTGAAGGTCGAGCGGATCACCGCGCTCACCAAGAACATCGCCTACGCCGTCGCCAGCCCGGACGTACGGATCATCAGCCCCATCCCCGGCAAGTCGGCCGTCGGCATCGAGATCCCCAACACCGACCGCGAGATGGTCAACCTGGGTGACGTCCTGCGTCTCGCGGACGCGGCCGAGGACGACCATCCGATGCTGGTCGCGCTCGGCAAGGACGTCGAGGGCGGCTATGTGATGGCCAACCTGGCGAAGATGCCGCACGTGCTCGTCGCGGGTGCGACCGGCTCCGGCAAATCGTCCTGCATCAACTGCCTGATCACCTCGGTCATGGTCCGCGCGACCCCCGAGGACGTCCGCATGGTCCTCGTCGACCCCAAGCGCGTCGAACTGACCGCCTACGAGGGCATCCCGCACCTCATCACGCCGATCATCACCAACCCCAAGCGGGCCGCCGAGGCACTGCAGTGGGTCGTGCGCGAGATGGACCTGCGCTACGACGACCTGGCCGCGTTCGGCTACCGGCACATCGACGACTTCAACGAGGCCATCCGCAACGGCAAGGTCAAGCTGCCGGAGGGCAGTGAGCGCGAGCTGCAGCCGTACCCGTACCTGCTGGTCATCGTGGACGAGCTGGCCGACCTGATGATGGTGGCGCCCAGGGACGTCGAGGACGCGATCGTGCGGATCACGCAGCTCGCGCGTGCGGCCGGCATCCATCTGGTGCTCGCCACGCAGCGGCCGTCCGTGGACGTCGTCACGGGTCTGATCAAGGCGAACGTGCCCTCGCGGCTCGCCTTCGCCACCTCCTCGCTCGCCGACTCGCGCGTCATCCTCGACCAGCCCGGCGCGGAGAAGCTGATCGGCAAGGGCGACGGGCTGTTCCTGCCGATGGGGGCGAACAAGCCGACCCGTATGCAGGGCGCGTTCGTGACCGAGGGCGAGGTCGCGGCGATCGTGCAGCACTGCAAGGACCAGATGGCGCCCGTCTTCCGGGACGACGTCACCGTGGGCACCAAGCAGAAGAAGGAGATCGACGAGGAGATCGGCGACGACCTGGACCTGCTGTGCCAGGCGGCCGAACTGGTCGTCTCCACGCAGTTCGGCTCCACCTCGATGCTCCAGCGCAAGCTGCGCGTCGGCTTCGCCAAGGCCGGGCGGCTCATGGACCTCATGGAGTCCCGGGGCATCGTGGGGCCGAGCGAGGGCTCCAAGGCACGTGACGTTCTGGTGAAGCCCGACGAGCTGGACGGCGTGCTGGCCGTGATCCGGGGGGAGACTGGGGCGTAG